Proteins encoded together in one Stigmatella aurantiaca window:
- a CDS encoding response regulator: MSDSSTPELAAEAPERSESLKLLLVDDDEVDRLTVRRYLATSGITAELVEATSGLEALECLKEQSFDVILLDFLLPGEDGFWVLREIGKRGTHSPVIVLTGQGDEQTVIELMKAGAADYLSKVKLSAERLEQSLRQAMRLHLAEQQHRALAEVLPQIIWTARPDGRPDYYNRRWYEYSGWGPAQSLEADWSGVLHPEDLPGCLAQWNASVQSGTPFEAESRLRRHVDGTYRWHLIQALPLRNAHGRIIQWLGTGTDIDDQKRAAETLSFLAEASTMLTASLEMSVTLERLSALLIPRLGDWCAVYLQEDDGPIRQALVAHADAAKVPLLRELHRTFPPAVGAGCGYPRVLRTGIAELVPELTGQMIQQALGPVEQLDSSGQLRPSSWIVVPLSAQLRVFGALQVCLAGPGRRYTARDLELVQELARRAEIAIDNARLFEMAKAEHLSAEQANRAKDEFLAAVSHELRTPLMAMLGWTRMLRTGQLPPEKHARALEAVERNTQVQTQLIEDLLDVSRIITGKMRLEARLVNPREFIEAALDAVRHAADAKGVLLHSELAPDTGSISGDTDRLQQMVWNLLSNAIKFTPKGGQVTVRLQRMDASVLIEVEDNGQGIPKGSLSHIFERFWQVDGSSTRKHGGLGLGLAIVRHLTELHGGTIEAFSQGEGKGALFSLKLPLATVPVLQGTPPPVQPPSRVGAPQLLAPDLEGLLVLVVDDEPDARELLTVVLENCRAQVITAASAWEGLERLQRSRPQVVISDIGMPGEDGYSFMRRLRALPVERGGQTPAIALTAFARMEDRTRALLAGFQMHVPKPVEPAELVLVLASLTGRQAQVAKRLGGTLA, from the coding sequence GTGAGCGACTCCTCAACCCCTGAGCTGGCCGCGGAGGCTCCCGAGAGGAGCGAGAGCCTCAAGCTCCTGCTCGTCGATGACGACGAAGTCGACCGGCTCACGGTCCGGCGGTACCTGGCCACGAGTGGCATCACGGCGGAGCTCGTGGAGGCCACCAGCGGGCTTGAGGCGCTCGAGTGTCTGAAGGAGCAGTCGTTTGATGTCATCCTCTTGGACTTCCTGCTGCCAGGCGAGGATGGGTTCTGGGTCCTGCGCGAGATAGGAAAGAGGGGCACTCACTCCCCCGTCATCGTACTCACCGGGCAGGGGGATGAGCAGACGGTCATCGAGCTGATGAAGGCGGGGGCCGCCGACTACCTCTCCAAGGTGAAGCTGTCCGCCGAGCGCCTGGAGCAGAGCCTGCGTCAAGCCATGCGGCTGCACCTGGCGGAGCAGCAGCACCGGGCGCTCGCAGAGGTCCTGCCGCAGATCATCTGGACGGCCAGGCCAGACGGCCGCCCCGACTATTACAACCGGCGCTGGTATGAGTACTCCGGGTGGGGGCCGGCGCAATCCCTGGAAGCGGACTGGAGCGGCGTGCTCCATCCGGAGGATCTGCCTGGCTGCCTCGCCCAGTGGAACGCGAGCGTTCAGTCGGGAACCCCCTTCGAGGCCGAGAGCCGCCTGCGGCGCCACGTGGACGGTACCTACCGCTGGCACCTCATCCAGGCCCTGCCGCTGCGCAACGCGCACGGCCGCATCATCCAGTGGCTCGGCACGGGCACCGACATCGACGACCAGAAGCGCGCGGCGGAGACCCTAAGCTTCCTGGCCGAGGCGAGCACCATGCTCACCGCCTCCCTGGAGATGTCCGTCACGCTCGAGCGGCTCTCGGCCCTGCTCATTCCCCGGCTGGGAGATTGGTGTGCCGTCTACCTGCAGGAGGATGATGGACCCATCCGGCAGGCGCTGGTGGCCCACGCGGATGCCGCGAAGGTGCCCCTGCTGCGCGAGCTGCACCGCACCTTCCCCCCGGCGGTGGGCGCTGGCTGCGGCTATCCCCGGGTGCTGCGCACGGGGATAGCGGAGCTGGTGCCCGAGCTCACTGGGCAGATGATCCAGCAGGCGCTGGGCCCCGTGGAGCAGCTGGATTCCAGTGGGCAGCTGCGGCCCAGCTCATGGATCGTCGTGCCGCTGAGTGCCCAGCTGCGCGTCTTCGGAGCCCTGCAGGTGTGCCTCGCCGGGCCGGGCCGCCGCTACACCGCGCGAGACCTCGAGTTGGTGCAGGAGCTGGCACGCCGGGCCGAGATCGCCATCGATAATGCCCGGCTGTTCGAGATGGCCAAGGCCGAGCACCTGAGCGCCGAGCAAGCCAATCGCGCCAAGGACGAGTTCCTGGCCGCTGTCTCTCACGAGCTGCGCACCCCCTTGATGGCGATGCTGGGCTGGACGCGGATGCTGCGCACGGGGCAGCTGCCTCCGGAGAAGCACGCCCGGGCGCTGGAGGCGGTGGAGCGCAACACCCAGGTGCAGACCCAGCTCATCGAGGATCTCCTGGACGTCTCGCGCATCATCACGGGCAAGATGCGGCTGGAGGCCCGGTTGGTGAACCCTCGCGAGTTCATCGAGGCCGCGCTGGATGCGGTGCGCCACGCGGCCGATGCGAAGGGGGTGCTCTTGCACTCCGAGCTGGCTCCGGACACCGGCTCCATCAGCGGCGACACGGACCGGTTGCAACAGATGGTCTGGAACCTGCTCTCCAACGCCATCAAGTTCACGCCCAAGGGTGGACAGGTCACCGTGCGCCTGCAGCGGATGGACGCCAGCGTGCTCATCGAGGTGGAAGACAACGGCCAGGGCATCCCCAAGGGCTCGCTGTCCCATATCTTCGAGCGCTTCTGGCAGGTGGATGGGAGTTCTACCCGCAAGCATGGCGGGCTGGGGTTGGGGCTGGCCATCGTGCGGCACCTCACCGAGCTGCATGGCGGCACCATCGAGGCCTTCAGCCAGGGCGAGGGAAAGGGCGCGCTCTTCAGCCTGAAGCTGCCGCTGGCGACGGTGCCGGTGCTGCAAGGGACTCCGCCTCCGGTTCAGCCCCCGTCGCGCGTGGGAGCGCCGCAGCTTCTCGCTCCTGATCTGGAGGGGCTGCTGGTGCTGGTGGTGGACGATGAGCCCGATGCCCGGGAGCTCCTGACCGTGGTACTGGAGAACTGCAGGGCTCAGGTCATCACCGCGGCCAGCGCTTGGGAGGGACTGGAACGGCTGCAGCGGTCCCGTCCCCAGGTCGTCATCTCGGACATTGGAATGCCCGGAGAGGATGGCTACTCCTTCATGCGCAGGCTGCGCGCGCTGCCGGTGGAGCGGGGGGGCCAGACTCCGGCCATCGCGCTCACGGCCTTCGCGCGGATGGAGGACCGCACCCGGGCACTGCTCGCGGGCTTCCAGATGCATGTGCCCAAGCCCGTCGAGCCCGCGGAGCTGGTGCTGGTGCTGGCCTCGCTCACTGGGCGTCAAGCCCAGGTGGCCAAGCGTCTGGGGGGTACCTTGGCATGA
- a CDS encoding trypsin-like serine protease: MSQEQAPQAAPASASQEIVGGANTTIAENPWQVSLQDGSFHFCGGSIINENWILTAQHCVNSGGSISKPGRVVAGITKVSGSSAGQIRTVAEVVVYPGYVDANIGKDAALLRLSSPLDLSGPNAKAIPLATAADGSAGFPSTGSSVRVTGWGTLRSGGSSPDTLQTVDVAVLTNAQAQSSYPQETISADQLAAAAAGKDSCQGDSGGPLTALKGSTRVLAGIVSWGYGCADARYPGMYARVSSFESWINSTINGTTPPPTGSTLLDKTGLSASTSKTWQHFAITVPAGATKLTINQSGGTGDADLYVRKGSQPTTTAYDCRPYKSGNTESCSITSPASGTWYVSVYAFSTYSALSVKATVP, translated from the coding sequence ATGAGCCAGGAGCAGGCGCCTCAGGCGGCCCCCGCCTCCGCGTCGCAGGAGATCGTCGGCGGTGCCAACACCACCATCGCCGAGAACCCGTGGCAGGTCTCCCTGCAGGATGGCAGCTTCCACTTCTGCGGCGGCTCCATCATCAACGAGAACTGGATTCTGACCGCGCAGCACTGCGTGAACAGCGGTGGGTCCATCTCCAAGCCGGGCCGCGTGGTGGCCGGCATCACGAAGGTCTCCGGAAGCAGCGCCGGGCAGATCCGCACGGTGGCCGAGGTCGTCGTCTATCCGGGCTACGTGGACGCGAACATTGGCAAGGATGCGGCGCTGCTGCGCCTGTCCTCGCCGCTGGACCTGAGCGGTCCGAACGCGAAGGCCATTCCCCTGGCCACGGCGGCGGACGGCTCGGCGGGCTTCCCCAGCACGGGCTCCTCGGTGCGCGTCACCGGCTGGGGCACGCTGCGCAGCGGCGGCTCCTCTCCGGACACGCTCCAGACGGTCGATGTGGCGGTGCTGACCAACGCCCAGGCTCAGTCGAGCTACCCCCAGGAGACCATCTCGGCGGACCAGCTCGCCGCGGCCGCGGCCGGCAAGGACTCGTGCCAGGGTGACAGCGGCGGTCCCCTGACCGCGCTCAAGGGCAGCACCCGCGTCCTGGCGGGCATCGTGAGCTGGGGCTACGGCTGCGCGGATGCGCGCTACCCGGGCATGTACGCCCGCGTGTCGTCCTTCGAGAGCTGGATCAACTCCACCATCAACGGGACGACGCCTCCTCCCACCGGCTCGACGCTGCTCGACAAGACCGGCCTCTCCGCCTCCACGTCCAAGACCTGGCAGCACTTCGCCATCACGGTTCCGGCGGGCGCCACCAAGCTGACCATCAACCAGTCGGGCGGCACGGGTGACGCGGACCTCTACGTGCGCAAGGGCTCGCAGCCCACCACCACCGCCTACGACTGCCGTCCCTACAAGTCTGGCAACACGGAGTCCTGCTCCATCACCAGCCCCGCCTCGGGCACCTGGTACGTCTCCGTCTACGCTTTCAGCACGTACTCGGCCCTGTCGGTCAAGGCGACCGTGCCGTAG
- the def gene encoding peptide deformylase: MVLKIVQAGEPVLRQRARELTPEEIASPQVKQLIQLMRDTMRDAPGVGLAAPQVGVGLRLVVVEDRAEYQVGVKPEELAARERQPVNFHVLINPRLVVEDPEPVEFHEGCLSVSGFSALVPRARGVRVEALDEHGAPVTLVARGWYARILQHEFDHLEGTLYLDRMEPRSFTTAENHRRHWAGRSTSEVRTALGLPERSP, encoded by the coding sequence ATGGTGCTCAAGATCGTTCAGGCGGGAGAGCCGGTGTTGCGGCAGCGCGCGCGGGAGCTGACCCCGGAGGAAATCGCCAGCCCGCAGGTGAAGCAGCTCATCCAGCTCATGCGCGACACGATGCGGGATGCGCCGGGCGTGGGGCTCGCGGCGCCCCAGGTGGGCGTGGGGCTGCGGCTGGTGGTGGTGGAGGACCGGGCCGAGTACCAGGTGGGCGTCAAGCCGGAGGAGCTGGCCGCGCGCGAGCGTCAGCCGGTGAACTTCCACGTGCTCATCAACCCGAGGCTCGTGGTGGAGGATCCGGAGCCCGTGGAGTTTCACGAGGGGTGCTTGAGCGTCAGCGGCTTCTCGGCGCTGGTGCCCCGGGCGCGCGGCGTCCGCGTGGAGGCGCTGGATGAGCACGGGGCCCCCGTTACCCTGGTGGCCCGGGGCTGGTACGCCCGCATTCTCCAGCACGAGTTCGACCACCTGGAGGGGACGCTCTACCTGGACCGGATGGAGCCCCGCAGCTTCACCACCGCGGAGAACCACCGCCGGCACTGGGCGGGCCGTTCCACCTCCGAAGTGCGCACGGCGCTTGGATTGCCGGAACGTTCCCCGTGA
- a CDS encoding sensor histidine kinase codes for MDDLQKTKEELLAEVLVLRKALEKSHADLDQFVYVASHDLKAPLRGISNLSQWLEEDLGPQLGAEPRRQLELLRGRVQRMESMIDGLLDYSRAGRVRHKPERVEVSRLVHEVMEQLPAWASARLELGPGMPALTTERMALQQVFRNLLSNALRHARREELVVRVEAGDAQDFHHFRVADNGPGIAPQYHEKIWGLFQTLVARDKVEGSGMGLCVVKRLVESRGGRVWVESAEGAGATFHFTWPKPQERLT; via the coding sequence ATGGACGACTTACAGAAGACGAAGGAGGAGCTCCTCGCTGAAGTCCTTGTCCTCCGTAAAGCCCTGGAGAAGAGCCACGCCGACCTCGATCAGTTCGTCTATGTGGCCAGCCATGATCTCAAGGCGCCACTGCGAGGGATCTCCAATCTGTCCCAGTGGCTCGAGGAGGATCTGGGGCCCCAACTCGGCGCCGAGCCTCGCCGGCAGCTGGAGCTGCTGCGCGGACGCGTGCAGCGGATGGAGTCCATGATCGATGGCCTGCTCGACTACAGCCGCGCGGGCCGGGTGCGCCACAAGCCCGAGCGGGTCGAGGTCAGCCGGCTGGTGCACGAGGTGATGGAGCAGCTGCCCGCCTGGGCCTCCGCGCGGCTCGAGCTCGGCCCGGGGATGCCGGCCCTCACCACCGAGCGCATGGCGCTCCAGCAGGTGTTCCGGAACCTCTTGTCCAACGCCCTGAGGCACGCGCGCCGCGAGGAGCTGGTGGTGCGGGTCGAGGCAGGGGACGCACAGGACTTCCATCACTTCCGTGTGGCGGACAATGGCCCGGGCATCGCGCCTCAGTACCACGAGAAGATCTGGGGCCTGTTCCAGACGCTCGTCGCGCGCGACAAGGTGGAGGGCTCTGGCATGGGCCTGTGCGTGGTGAAGCGGCTCGTCGAGAGCCGGGGCGGGCGGGTGTGGGTTGAGTCGGCCGAGGGGGCAGGCGCGACGTTCCACTTCACCTGGCCCAAGCCCCAGGAGAGGCTCACGTGA
- a CDS encoding peptide chain release factor family protein, giving the protein MSVSPIRRQAALAALQLDDEALLKTCEVEYFIASGPGGQHRNTTASGVRLTHPPTELSVTATERRSQVQNKGVALERLRQGLKALTFVPKVRRATQPTKGSQRRRLEGKKQDSQKKALRGKKDLW; this is encoded by the coding sequence ATGAGCGTTTCCCCCATCCGCAGACAAGCCGCCCTGGCGGCCCTCCAGCTCGACGACGAGGCGCTGCTGAAGACGTGCGAGGTGGAGTACTTCATCGCCTCCGGCCCGGGCGGCCAGCACCGCAACACCACGGCCAGCGGCGTGCGGCTGACCCACCCGCCCACCGAGCTGTCCGTCACCGCCACCGAGCGCCGCAGCCAGGTGCAGAACAAGGGCGTGGCGCTGGAGCGGCTCCGGCAAGGGCTCAAGGCGCTCACCTTCGTGCCCAAGGTGCGCCGGGCCACCCAGCCCACGAAGGGCTCCCAGCGGCGGCGCCTGGAGGGCAAGAAGCAGGACAGCCAGAAAAAAGCCCTGCGCGGCAAGAAGGACCTCTGGTGA
- a CDS encoding HD domain-containing protein, giving the protein MPTLEDAIALAVEAHRGQRDKAGQSYILHPLRVMMRLQTEAERMAAILHDVVEDTPYTLERLRALGYPEEVLGALDCLTKREGESYEAFIERLRPHPLARRVKLADLEDNMDVRRLPSVGPREADRLTRYRAAWSRLQET; this is encoded by the coding sequence ATGCCCACCCTGGAAGATGCCATCGCCCTGGCCGTGGAGGCCCACCGGGGCCAGCGCGACAAGGCGGGACAGAGCTACATCCTTCACCCCCTGCGGGTGATGATGCGCCTGCAGACGGAGGCCGAGCGCATGGCGGCCATCCTCCACGACGTGGTGGAGGACACCCCCTACACGCTGGAGCGGCTGCGCGCCCTGGGCTACCCAGAAGAGGTGCTGGGCGCGCTGGACTGCCTCACCAAGCGCGAGGGCGAGAGCTACGAGGCCTTCATCGAGCGCCTCCGCCCCCACCCGCTGGCCCGCCGCGTGAAGCTGGCGGACCTGGAGGACAACATGGATGTCCGGCGGCTGCCCTCCGTGGGCCCCCGCGAGGCCGATCGCCTCACGCGCTACCGCGCCGCCTGGAGCCGGCTCCAGGAGACCTGA
- a CDS encoding response regulator: MASNEPLHILLIEDDEVDVMNVRRAFQKNHIVNPLYVAGNGLEGLEQLRNGTVPEGRRLVLLDLNLPKMNGIEFLRALRADPELRTISVVVLTTSANERDKIDAYNLNVAGYLLKPVTFVNFVEVMATLNKYWTLVEMP; encoded by the coding sequence ATGGCCAGCAACGAGCCCTTACATATCCTTTTGATCGAGGACGACGAGGTGGACGTGATGAACGTGCGCCGCGCCTTCCAGAAGAACCACATCGTCAATCCGCTCTACGTGGCCGGCAACGGACTCGAGGGGCTGGAGCAGCTGCGCAATGGAACCGTGCCCGAGGGGCGGCGGCTGGTGCTGCTCGATCTCAACCTGCCGAAGATGAACGGCATCGAGTTCCTGCGTGCCCTGCGCGCGGATCCGGAGCTGCGGACGATCTCGGTGGTGGTGCTCACCACCTCGGCCAACGAGCGCGACAAGATTGACGCCTACAACCTCAACGTCGCCGGCTACCTGCTCAAGCCGGTCACCTTCGTCAACTTCGTGGAGGTGATGGCCACGCTCAACAAGTACTGGACCCTGGTGGAGATGCCCTGA